From Mesotoga infera:
ATCTCTGAAGTCGTCAGAGCCAAAGGGAAAAAGGTATCGTGCGCAGTCTACGATGATTATTCGGAAAGAGCTGTAAGTGAGCGTCTGCAGCCCTGGCTAGAATGGCTTAAGAGCGGGTTGATTGATTCGGCCGTCGTTATGGCATATGGAAAGGAGCCAGATGAAGTCTTGTCGAGGGTGGAGAAGATCCGAAGTCTTCATGGATCGCTGAAGAATATTAGAATTGGACTTGGAGCATTTAACTACGTAGGTCGCTGGGCCGAGTTTGTCGAACTCATGAAGAGTGTTGAAAAGCTAGAACCGGACGGGATCACGCTTTTTGCCCTTAGCTCAGTTGATGAAGAACTCCGTGAAAGGCTAAGAGTGCTATAGAGATCTGAAAGCGAGGCGATTGAGATGCGCAAGGCACTTCTAGTCGTTGATGTTCAGAACGACTTCTATGAAACAGGTGCATTACCCGTAAGTGATGCGAGCAAAATCAACGAAGTGGTGAACAGAACAATGAAAGACCCCGCATACAAAGTGATAGTTGCAGGCCAAGACTGGCACCCATCAAATCACATGAGCTTTGCAGTCAATCACGGGAAAGAACCCTTCACGCCGTTTGACAACGGGAAAGGGATCGGCCCCGTCTTGTGGCCTGTTCACTGTCAACAAGGGACCCACGGAGCTGAATTCAATCAAGAAATACAGAGTTACCGCTTCGACTACATAGTAAGAAAGGGAACTCACCCCCATGTCGACAGCTACTCGATCTTCAGAGAAAATGACGGTACAGAACTTGGAACCGATGGGCTGCTAAGAGCTCTCGGCATAGAAGAACTAGACATTTGCGGGCTGGCTCTTGATTACTGCCTCAAATACACTGTTCACGATGCTCTCATGGCCGGCTTCAAGATAAATGTAATAATAAACGGAACAAAAGGGGTTGAAGCTAGCCAGGGCGATGTTCAGAGAACTGTAGAGG
This genomic window contains:
- the pncA gene encoding bifunctional nicotinamidase/pyrazinamidase, translated to MRKALLVVDVQNDFYETGALPVSDASKINEVVNRTMKDPAYKVIVAGQDWHPSNHMSFAVNHGKEPFTPFDNGKGIGPVLWPVHCQQGTHGAEFNQEIQSYRFDYIVRKGTHPHVDSYSIFRENDGTELGTDGLLRALGIEELDICGLALDYCLKYTVHDALMAGFKINVIINGTKGVEASQGDVQRTVEEFRNAGVELIER